In one window of Miscanthus floridulus cultivar M001 chromosome 12, ASM1932011v1, whole genome shotgun sequence DNA:
- the LOC136496368 gene encoding uncharacterized protein, whose translation MIDPEYAIPDDAVNNPAPTMSKSGKPFDLWPVSPISPIGYNAPTLAALTHQKIRTKTITSKSKLATSRATPSAAATTLVKAFKGVRAAAGSSSAIPPISSTTSSDKPSEQQMGTSASVPDVQAS comes from the exons atgatcgaccctgaatacgccattcctgatgacgca gttaacaacccagcaccaactatgagcaaaagtgggaaacccttcgatctttggcctgtttccccgatatcaccgatcggctacaacgcccccaccttagccgctttgactcaccagaagatccgtaccaagaccatcacctccaagtccaaattggctacatctagggccactccatcggctgctgctacaaccttggtcaaggcattcaag ggggtaagagccgctgctggatcgtcatcggcaattcctccgatatcaagcaccacttcttctgacaaaccttcagag caacaaatgggtacatcggcaagcgtaccagatgtccaagcttcataa